A genomic region of Papaver somniferum cultivar HN1 chromosome 7, ASM357369v1, whole genome shotgun sequence contains the following coding sequences:
- the LOC113292910 gene encoding germin-like protein subfamily T member 2 — MAAAKFSIKTTSSFFLVLCLSTILFFTLSCFSADPDPLQDFCVADLKSTTTVVNGFPCKPVSQVTSNDFFYSGLMNGSSTANPLGIGISPADVNNFPGVNTLGLAVARVDFAAGGYIPLHSHPRASEVIYIISGEIHIGFVSTTNVFYSKVLKSGELSIIPRGLVHSVSNAGQEKAVMIATFNSQQPGFAKIPSNLFASNPTIPNEILAKNFQVDVNVIAIIKSKFGNLIN; from the coding sequence ATGGCTGCTGCTAAGTTTAGTATCAAAACAACATCATCATTCTTCCTAGTTCTCTGTTTATCTACGATCCTGTTTTTTACTTTGTCATGCTTTTCTGCTGATCCCGACCCGCTACAAGACTTTTGTGTTGCTGACTTAAAATCCACCACAACTGTTGTTAATGGATTTCCTTGCAAGCCGGTATCTCAAGTTACATCAAATGATTTCTTTTACAGTGGCTTGATGAATGGATCGAGCACAGCCAATCCCTTAGGCATTGGAATTAGTCCCGCTGATGTTAACAACTTCCCTGGGGTAAACACCCTTGGACTTGCGGTAGCACGAGTTGACTTTGCAGCTGGTGGGTATATTCCACTTCATTCACACCCTCGGGCAAGTGAAGTTATATACATCATCAGTGGGGAAATCCATATTGGGTTCGTTAGTACTACCAACGTTTTCTACTCAAAGGTTCTGAAGTCTGGGGAGTTATCGATTATTCCCAGAGGACTTGTGCACTCTGTATCGAACGCCGGACAGGAAAAGGCTGTTATGATAGCTACTTTCAATAGTCAGCAACCCGGATTTGCAAAAATTCCTAGTAACCTCTTTGCTTCTAACCCAACAATCCCCAATGAGATTTTGGCTAAGAACTTCCAAGTTGATGTGAACGTGATTGCTATCATAAAGTCAAAGTTTGGTAACTTAATAAACTAG